One Brachyspira suanatina DNA segment encodes these proteins:
- a CDS encoding RsiV family protein: MKAIFLTALCTLFVFVSCGNSNNAKQETATENNTAEVKPLQLSENEKANNYEVVYLVADTGEYINSEIAQNESGNFGVVYYRDINQNLNTFNVTRAGELDEGNISATSYDNKTLEGNFPSIAYPFVATIDGKEMTFKTGKTSITGARIIEYAYSNVSPESSTNGQRFFQFKTAIFALNNDSKSASIDKINLDINKDFGITDASTFNDLGKLLTAQTIVSNKMTPIYDEWVKSDYISHIENYSSQFGIDYLSKKVVSINKLVYEYTGGAHGNYATVNSVYSLEDGSKLKIEDLITDLKNPELLKLVKDKLVNLEGRDANSYIGLDELTLENNNFYLTSKGLVFTWGIYEIGPYAIGETRVLIPIKEITPYLKDKYKTIFE, from the coding sequence ATGAAAGCAATTTTTTTAACAGCATTATGTACTTTATTTGTTTTTGTTTCATGCGGTAATTCAAACAATGCTAAACAGGAAACAGCAACCGAAAATAATACTGCAGAAGTAAAACCATTACAGCTTAGCGAAAATGAAAAAGCTAACAATTATGAAGTTGTATATTTAGTAGCTGATACTGGAGAATATATCAACTCTGAAATAGCACAGAATGAAAGCGGAAATTTCGGAGTAGTATATTACAGAGACATTAATCAAAATTTAAACACATTCAATGTTACAAGAGCAGGCGAGCTTGATGAAGGCAATATATCAGCAACTTCTTATGACAATAAAACATTAGAAGGAAATTTCCCTAGCATAGCATATCCATTCGTAGCTACAATAGATGGTAAAGAAATGACTTTCAAAACTGGAAAAACATCTATAACTGGTGCTAGAATAATTGAATATGCTTATTCAAATGTTTCTCCTGAATCATCAACTAATGGTCAAAGATTCTTTCAATTCAAAACTGCAATATTTGCTTTAAATAATGACAGCAAATCTGCAAGTATTGATAAAATTAATTTAGACATTAATAAAGATTTTGGAATAACTGATGCAAGCACTTTCAATGATTTGGGTAAATTATTAACAGCTCAAACTATAGTAAGCAATAAAATGACTCCTATCTATGATGAGTGGGTAAAATCAGATTATATATCACATATAGAAAATTATTCTTCTCAATTTGGTATAGATTATTTAAGTAAAAAAGTTGTATCTATAAATAAATTAGTTTATGAATATACTGGCGGAGCACATGGAAATTATGCTACAGTAAACAGTGTATACTCATTAGAAGATGGAAGTAAATTAAAAATAGAAGATTTAATAACAGACTTAAAAAATCCAGAATTATTAAAATTAGTAAAAGATAAATTAGTAAATCTTGAAGGCAGAGATGCTAATTCTTATATAGGTTTAGATGAACTTACATTAGAAAATAATAATTTCTATTTGACATCAAAAGGTTTAGTATTTACTTGGGGCATTTATGAAATAGGACCTTATGCAATAGGTGAAACTAGAGTATTAATACCTATAAAAGAAATAACACCTTATTTAAAAGACAAATACAAAACAATCTTTGAATAA
- a CDS encoding methyl-accepting chemotaxis protein translates to MINLYKKNKLILSFIIPYTICIMVIFITVLSLYIPKYKNEFITMSKDNAKLLSNVLDNNMYAIKKQIEIFSSYLEAEYYTNNFPTIMSNIVRRDNDIANIYFATTVPYKDGGVMFNSAPLPSDYDQTTREWFIKALETTNIFISNPYIDVVTESLAIAFSKAIYNDDNTVRGILGVDIIFNQIANDTLSNAMIYNYNISLINGDGVYFYHKNKNAILKENIFNNAIFSVHKNDILGTDSFAFIKDKKLYMSTNIKNTPWYLIVEANIDILEWNVIRLIIVMIVGFIMLILMESILLTIIAKPISNTLNNTIKIVESMSDGNFNASFNKKELEKKNETGTLVRAMRMMQNKLGSIIHNLKNEINGINSSMEIINNGNKNLSQRVSVQSSSLEELTNSIEIVFSSIKDTVVNTDNAKKTSDNMLESTIRGVNAIKDTSKNVIEVYEYSKKIANITSIIESIAFQTNILALNASVEAARAGDQGKGFAVVASEVRNLSTNVSTAAKDISSIVSETTKKIEVGETTVRESSKALEEIESFANEMSDILVSILQSIKDEEESMSKINTAVTELNNINYTNSNIAEQGANESNNILEKTENIVNEVSYFKFL, encoded by the coding sequence ATGATTAATTTATACAAAAAGAATAAACTTATTTTAAGCTTTATAATACCTTATACAATATGTATAATGGTTATATTTATAACTGTTTTGTCTTTATATATACCAAAATATAAAAATGAGTTTATTACTATGTCTAAAGATAATGCTAAATTATTATCCAATGTATTAGATAATAATATGTATGCAATAAAGAAACAAATAGAAATATTTTCATCATATTTGGAAGCAGAATATTATACAAATAATTTTCCTACTATAATGTCAAATATAGTTAGACGAGATAATGATATAGCAAATATATATTTTGCTACAACTGTTCCATACAAAGATGGAGGAGTAATGTTCAATAGTGCCCCTTTACCATCAGATTATGATCAAACCACTAGAGAATGGTTTATAAAAGCATTAGAAACTACTAATATATTTATATCAAATCCATATATTGATGTTGTTACAGAATCATTAGCAATAGCATTCAGCAAAGCAATTTATAATGATGATAATACAGTACGTGGAATATTAGGTGTAGATATAATATTTAATCAAATTGCTAATGATACTTTATCTAATGCAATGATATACAATTATAATATAAGTTTAATAAACGGAGATGGAGTTTATTTCTATCATAAAAATAAAAATGCTATTTTAAAAGAAAATATTTTTAATAATGCAATATTCTCAGTCCATAAAAATGATATATTAGGAACTGATTCATTTGCATTTATTAAAGATAAGAAATTATATATGAGTACAAATATAAAAAATACTCCATGGTATTTAATAGTGGAAGCTAATATAGATATTTTAGAATGGAATGTTATTAGACTTATTATCGTTATGATAGTAGGATTTATAATGTTAATATTAATGGAGTCAATACTGCTTACAATAATAGCAAAACCTATATCGAACACTTTAAACAATACAATAAAAATTGTAGAGTCTATGTCTGATGGAAATTTTAATGCTTCCTTTAATAAAAAAGAATTAGAAAAAAAGAATGAAACTGGAACTCTAGTTAGGGCAATGAGAATGATGCAAAACAAATTAGGTAGCATTATTCATAACTTGAAAAATGAAATTAATGGCATTAATAGTTCTATGGAAATAATAAATAATGGAAATAAAAATTTATCACAAAGAGTTTCTGTACAATCCTCCTCATTAGAAGAATTAACAAACTCAATAGAAATTGTATTTTCATCTATAAAAGATACTGTAGTTAATACAGACAATGCTAAAAAAACAAGTGATAATATGTTGGAATCAACAATAAGAGGTGTTAATGCTATAAAAGATACATCCAAAAATGTTATAGAAGTATATGAATATAGTAAAAAAATAGCAAATATAACTTCTATAATAGAATCCATAGCTTTTCAAACAAATATATTAGCTCTTAATGCTTCAGTTGAGGCAGCACGTGCTGGTGATCAAGGTAAAGGATTTGCAGTTGTTGCTTCAGAAGTAAGAAATTTATCTACAAATGTAAGCACTGCAGCAAAAGATATAAGCAGTATAGTAAGCGAAACTACAAAAAAAATAGAGGTAGGGGAAACTACAGTAAGAGAATCTTCTAAGGCGTTAGAAGAAATAGAAAGTTTTGCAAATGAAATGTCTGATATATTGGTATCAATATTACAATCTATAAAAGACGAAGAAGAAAGTATGTCAAAAATAAATACTGCTGTTACTGAACTTAATAATATTAATTATACAAATTCAAATATAGCTGAACAAGGTGCAAATGAAAGTAATAATATACTTGAAAAAACAGAAAATATAGTTAATGAGGTATCATATTTTAAATTTTTATAA